One genomic window of Thalassolituus hydrocarboniclasticus includes the following:
- the ubiA gene encoding 4-hydroxybenzoate octaprenyltransferase codes for MSALSQQLDRYWPSRWGRWQDWIAITRLDRPIGSYLLLGPTLWALWIAAAGVPDLNLLLIFTAGVFLMRSAGCIINDFADRKVDGHVKRTADRPLATGRMTSKQALTGFAVLVLLAFLLVLLTNTFTIMLSFAALGLASLYPFMKRYTHLPQVFLGAAYSCAIPMAFAAQSNDIPAVAWLLYIANLCWTVAYDTMYAMVDRDDDLKIGIKSTAVLFAELDLAMIGLLQGMTLFCLLAAGNQLALSWPFYVGLLCGALFFASQLWQIRSRGRDVCFTAFRQSYWFGLIIWAGFAGHYLLA; via the coding sequence ATGTCCGCATTATCCCAACAGCTTGATCGTTACTGGCCATCCCGCTGGGGACGCTGGCAGGACTGGATTGCCATTACCCGTCTCGACCGCCCGATCGGTTCTTACCTGCTGCTCGGACCAACGCTGTGGGCGTTATGGATTGCCGCGGCTGGCGTACCCGACCTGAATCTGTTGCTGATTTTCACCGCCGGTGTGTTTCTGATGCGCTCCGCCGGCTGCATCATCAATGACTTTGCCGACCGCAAGGTCGACGGCCACGTAAAGCGCACCGCCGACCGGCCGCTGGCGACCGGCCGCATGACCAGCAAACAGGCGCTGACCGGCTTCGCGGTACTGGTGCTGCTGGCTTTCCTGCTGGTGCTGCTGACCAATACCTTCACCATTATGCTGTCGTTTGCCGCCCTTGGGCTGGCGTCGCTCTACCCTTTTATGAAGCGTTACACCCACCTGCCGCAGGTGTTTCTCGGTGCTGCTTATTCCTGTGCCATTCCGATGGCCTTTGCCGCGCAGAGCAACGACATTCCGGCCGTTGCCTGGCTGTTGTATATCGCCAACCTGTGCTGGACCGTGGCTTACGACACTATGTATGCCATGGTCGACCGCGATGACGACCTGAAGATCGGCATCAAATCTACTGCGGTGCTGTTCGCCGAACTGGATCTGGCGATGATCGGTCTGCTGCAGGGCATGACGCTGTTCTGCCTGCTGGCGGCCGGAAATCAGCTGGCGCTGAGCTGGCCGTTTTATGTCGGTCTGCTGTGCGGGGCGCTATTTTTTGCTTCGCAGTTATGGCAGATCCGTTCACGCGGCCGTGACGTCTGCTTTACGGCTTTCCGCCAGAGTTACTGGTTTGGCCTGATTATCTGGGCCGGCTTCGCAGGCCATTACCTGCTCGCCTGA
- the phoB gene encoding phosphate regulon transcriptional regulator PhoB — MTKAGKTVLIVDDEAPIREMIAVALEMAGYECMEAASVQEAHAHIVDNKPDMILLDWMLPGTSGVEFARRLKRDDLTAELPIIMLTAKGEEDNKVQGLEAGADDYITKPFSPRELVARLKAVLRRATPQGIEEPIDVGGLMLDPVCHRVTSHSSPIDIGPTEYRLLQFFMTHQERAYSRAQLLDQVWGGNVYVEERTVDVHIRRLRKALGESHEHLIQTVRGTGYRFSTKAS, encoded by the coding sequence ATGACTAAAGCAGGCAAGACGGTATTAATCGTCGATGATGAAGCGCCAATCCGCGAGATGATCGCGGTCGCCCTGGAAATGGCAGGCTACGAGTGTATGGAAGCCGCCAGCGTTCAGGAGGCTCATGCTCATATCGTCGATAATAAACCAGATATGATTTTGCTCGACTGGATGCTGCCCGGCACCAGCGGCGTGGAGTTTGCGCGCCGCCTGAAACGGGATGATCTGACCGCCGAGCTGCCAATTATTATGCTCACCGCCAAAGGCGAAGAAGACAACAAAGTACAGGGGCTGGAAGCCGGTGCGGATGATTACATCACCAAACCCTTTTCCCCGCGTGAACTGGTCGCACGCCTGAAAGCCGTGCTGCGCCGCGCCACACCACAGGGCATTGAAGAGCCTATCGATGTCGGTGGCCTGATGCTCGATCCGGTCTGCCACCGCGTAACCTCACACAGCAGCCCGATTGATATCGGCCCGACTGAATACCGTCTGCTGCAGTTCTTTATGACCCATCAGGAGCGTGCCTATTCTCGCGCTCAGCTGCTGGATCAGGTGTGGGGCGGCAACGTGTATGTCGAGGAACGTACGGTTGATGTGCATATCCGCCGCCTGCGCAAAGCCTTGGGTGAATCCCACGAACATCTGATTCAGACCGTTCGCGGAACCGGCTACCGCTTCTCGACCAAAGCGTCCTGA
- the phoR gene encoding phosphate regulon sensor histidine kinase PhoR, translating into MSPVWRRELRRLCYLLLLALSIGISLHQPGAAIALALGGYTAWQWLQLSRLQHWLQQGQSTPLPRTVGVWGAVFSETQRLQQRSSKHQQKLQAIINRIQDSTAALQDAVLMVDSHGNLEWWNHAASKFLGLRAPVDVGQPITNLIRNPAFNDYFNHGEYDEPLEIKSPVNSRIHLQFNITQFGRKDRLLVVHDITRLKQLEQMRKDFVANVSHELRTPLTVVSGYVETMASVSDQLPPRWGRMLAQMSEQSARMEALIKDLLMLSRLETTQQEQPQAVAIEPLLASIAADARALSHERGHDIRLSIDCPAQLLGYADELRSAFSNLVFNAVKYTPDGGKVELSWYCNNDGAFFAVRDNGSGIEAHHLPRLTERFYRADPSRNKATGGTGLGLAIVKHVLLRHEGELLIESEPGKGSCFTCHFKPQKLISCEPAKQPADLTGTPTAQRTLAIKRDSVASFSGSSST; encoded by the coding sequence ATGAGCCCGGTCTGGCGCAGGGAATTGCGCCGTCTGTGCTATCTGCTGCTGCTCGCACTGAGCATTGGTATCAGCCTTCACCAGCCAGGTGCGGCGATTGCTCTGGCACTGGGCGGCTATACCGCCTGGCAATGGCTGCAACTGTCACGCCTGCAGCACTGGTTGCAACAGGGCCAGAGTACGCCACTGCCACGCACCGTCGGTGTCTGGGGCGCGGTTTTCAGCGAAACCCAGAGGCTGCAGCAACGCAGCAGCAAGCATCAGCAGAAACTGCAGGCCATCATCAACCGCATTCAGGATTCCACTGCCGCCCTGCAGGATGCCGTACTGATGGTCGACAGCCACGGCAACCTGGAATGGTGGAATCATGCCGCCAGCAAATTTCTCGGACTGCGGGCGCCGGTCGATGTCGGCCAGCCCATTACCAACCTGATCCGCAACCCGGCTTTTAACGACTACTTTAATCACGGCGAATATGACGAGCCGCTGGAGATAAAGTCACCGGTTAACAGCCGCATTCATCTGCAATTCAACATTACCCAGTTTGGCCGTAAAGACCGGCTGCTGGTCGTGCATGACATTACCCGCCTGAAGCAACTGGAGCAGATGCGCAAAGACTTTGTTGCCAACGTCAGCCACGAATTACGTACGCCACTGACCGTGGTATCCGGTTACGTCGAAACCATGGCCAGTGTCAGCGATCAGCTGCCGCCACGCTGGGGACGTATGCTGGCGCAGATGAGCGAGCAGAGCGCGCGTATGGAGGCGTTAATCAAAGATCTGCTGATGCTGTCACGGCTGGAAACCACCCAGCAGGAACAGCCACAGGCGGTGGCGATTGAACCGCTGCTGGCCAGCATTGCCGCTGATGCCCGGGCGCTGAGCCATGAGCGCGGCCACGATATCCGTCTCAGCATCGACTGCCCGGCACAGTTACTGGGCTACGCCGACGAACTGCGCAGTGCTTTCTCTAATCTGGTGTTCAACGCGGTGAAATACACGCCGGATGGCGGCAAAGTGGAGTTAAGCTGGTACTGCAACAATGACGGCGCCTTCTTTGCGGTGCGCGATAATGGCAGCGGCATTGAGGCGCATCATTTACCACGCCTGACCGAGCGTTTTTATCGCGCCGACCCAAGCCGCAACAAAGCCACCGGCGGTACCGGACTGGGCCTGGCCATCGTCAAACATGTGCTGTTACGCCATGAAGGGGAGTTGCTGATCGAAAGCGAGCCGGGTAAAGGCAGCTGTTTTACCTGCCATTTCAAACCACAAAAGCTGATTAGCTGCGAGCCAGCCAAACAGCCCGCAGACCTGACCGGGACGCCGACGGCTCAGCGCACTTTGGCGATAAAGCGGGACAGTGTTGCCAGCTTTTCCGGGTCGTCATCAACATAG
- a CDS encoding response regulator, which translates to MAALNILVVDDAAFIRDLVKKAVRDTYPGCELHEAVDGRKAISIMNGKSINLVLCDWEMPEVSGIEVLQWMRADERYKKVPFMMITSRGERDHVLKAVEAGVSEYIGKPFTRENFVGKLAKLVYKHLKIRPNQGESKAATGNGSADVLGAASVGGAAKVAGGDMGGASVLMGATPKAMAEPKTVAAADLGGASVLMGEQAAPARKSAAKARGLASVRFGSGGSAKLVIKDISLQELIGVFRREGPLPALLEQVVLDIVDQDSGDVARINGYVRMMQAQEPHPDAQTIQMLIRYVDDDPEKLATLSRFIAKVR; encoded by the coding sequence ATGGCAGCACTGAACATTCTGGTCGTTGATGACGCAGCATTTATCCGCGATCTGGTAAAAAAAGCAGTCCGTGACACTTACCCGGGCTGCGAATTGCATGAAGCTGTCGATGGCCGCAAGGCCATCAGCATCATGAACGGTAAAAGCATCAATCTGGTGTTATGCGACTGGGAAATGCCGGAAGTTTCCGGCATTGAGGTGCTGCAGTGGATGCGCGCCGATGAGCGCTACAAAAAAGTCCCCTTTATGATGATCACCAGCCGTGGCGAACGCGATCACGTGCTGAAAGCCGTGGAGGCCGGTGTATCGGAATATATCGGCAAGCCTTTCACGCGTGAAAATTTCGTCGGCAAGCTGGCCAAGCTGGTCTACAAACATCTGAAAATCCGCCCGAATCAGGGCGAAAGTAAAGCGGCTACCGGTAATGGCTCTGCTGATGTGCTGGGCGCTGCCAGCGTTGGTGGAGCAGCCAAAGTGGCGGGCGGAGATATGGGCGGCGCATCCGTGCTGATGGGCGCAACGCCTAAAGCCATGGCTGAACCGAAAACCGTTGCTGCTGCTGATCTGGGCGGCGCATCGGTATTAATGGGTGAGCAGGCTGCTCCGGCCCGTAAAAGTGCTGCCAAGGCCCGCGGTCTGGCCAGTGTACGTTTTGGCTCGGGTGGCAGCGCCAAGCTGGTGATTAAAGATATCAGCCTGCAGGAGCTGATCGGCGTCTTCCGTCGCGAGGGGCCGTTACCGGCTTTGCTGGAGCAGGTCGTGCTGGATATTGTTGATCAGGACAGCGGCGATGTTGCCCGTATTAACGGTTATGTGCGCATGATGCAGGCGCAGGAGCCGCACCCGGATGCACAGACCATTCAGATGCTGATCCGCTATGTTGATGACGACCCGGAAAAGCTGGCAACACTGTCCCGCTTTATCGCCAAAGTGCGCTGA
- the cysZ gene encoding sulfate transporter CysZ, producing MNGNPFLGWHYLWQGFLSLREPGLRRFVALPLLLNIVVMSAASWWGGQKLNGWIESLLAWLPGWLEWLEWLYWLLMPLALLTMLLVMAYFFSTLLVTLGSPLNGLLSEQVERRAGIVLPEEPVLKMIRRTFGRELTKLGYLLPRYLLLLVLSFIPGLNLASPLLWFWFGSWVVALQYIDYSFDNHGRSFAEMRKAMAGDNLTVLSFGAVVAFLMMIPLVNWFVMPAAVIGATRLRLERLGQPGNVGGFGYAEGDTHRQRLADGSTEHSGR from the coding sequence ATGAACGGCAACCCATTTCTTGGCTGGCATTACTTATGGCAGGGCTTCCTCTCGTTACGCGAGCCGGGTCTGCGCCGCTTTGTCGCCTTGCCATTACTGCTGAATATCGTCGTTATGAGTGCCGCCAGCTGGTGGGGCGGACAAAAACTGAATGGCTGGATTGAATCCCTGCTGGCCTGGCTGCCGGGTTGGCTGGAGTGGCTGGAGTGGCTGTACTGGTTACTGATGCCACTGGCACTGCTGACCATGCTGCTGGTGATGGCGTATTTCTTCAGCACTCTGCTGGTAACGCTGGGCAGCCCGCTGAATGGCTTGCTGAGTGAGCAGGTTGAGCGCCGTGCCGGTATCGTACTGCCGGAAGAGCCTGTGCTGAAGATGATCCGCCGCACCTTTGGCCGCGAGCTGACCAAGCTGGGTTATCTGTTGCCGCGTTACCTGCTGTTGCTGGTGCTGAGTTTTATTCCCGGCCTGAATCTGGCCAGCCCGTTACTGTGGTTCTGGTTCGGCAGCTGGGTGGTGGCGCTGCAGTACATCGATTATTCCTTTGATAATCATGGCCGCAGTTTTGCCGAGATGCGTAAAGCCATGGCTGGTGACAACCTCACCGTGCTGAGTTTTGGCGCGGTGGTGGCCTTTCTGATGATGATTCCGCTGGTGAACTGGTTTGTGATGCCGGCGGCGGTGATCGGTGCAACCCGCCTGCGTCTTGAGCGGTTGGGGCAGCCGGGCAATGTCGGCGGATTCGGCTATGCTGAAGGGGATACCCACAGGCAAAGGTTAGCCGATGGCAGCACTGAACATTCTGGTCGTTGA
- the trmH gene encoding tRNA (guanosine(18)-2'-O)-methyltransferase TrmH has protein sequence MTPQRLERIHQTLSLRQPDLTVLTDEVHKDRNLSAIVRTCDAFAVPEVHCVWPGDQYRLRRNQTAGAGTWVDVQTHPSIDTAIEHLQEQGFTVCAAHFSDRAVDFRDYDFTRPTALMLGNEKEGISEQAAELADEHLIIPMQGMVQSFNVSVAAAIILSEAQRQRQAAGLFDENRLDEETYQRLLFEWCQPVITKLCHKYKLPYPELGEDGELVDPQGFSALVNGRS, from the coding sequence GTGACGCCGCAACGTCTGGAGAGAATTCATCAAACCCTGAGCCTGCGCCAACCCGATTTAACCGTACTGACCGACGAGGTGCATAAAGACCGCAACCTGTCGGCCATCGTCCGTACCTGCGATGCCTTTGCGGTACCCGAAGTCCATTGTGTCTGGCCCGGAGATCAGTACCGCCTGCGCCGCAATCAGACCGCCGGAGCGGGCACCTGGGTCGATGTACAAACCCACCCTTCTATTGATACCGCCATAGAACACCTGCAGGAGCAGGGCTTTACCGTCTGCGCCGCCCACTTCAGCGACCGCGCCGTCGACTTCCGCGATTACGACTTCACCCGGCCAACCGCACTGATGCTCGGTAATGAGAAAGAAGGGATAAGCGAACAAGCCGCCGAACTGGCCGACGAGCATCTGATCATTCCGATGCAGGGCATGGTGCAGTCTTTTAATGTTTCAGTCGCTGCGGCAATCATCCTCAGCGAAGCCCAGCGCCAGCGTCAGGCAGCCGGATTGTTTGACGAAAACCGTCTGGATGAAGAAACCTACCAGCGCCTGCTGTTTGAATGGTGCCAGCCGGTTATCACCAAGCTCTGCCACAAATATAAGCTGCCCTACCCGGAGCTGGGAGAGGACGGAGAACTGGTGGACCCTCAGGGATTTTCTGCTCTGGTCAACGGCCGCAGCTGA
- a CDS encoding DUF3392 family protein, which produces MTLIQTLASHVRPHTDDIALALVATLLVIFGDTINDLVRRLVRPHPIWVRVGVFIALCTFGYGALSVWLTPVLDSYLRTLSSGMFLSVVVGAFVGVGLLAERYHSR; this is translated from the coding sequence ATGACCCTGATTCAGACCCTCGCCAGCCATGTCCGGCCACACACGGACGATATCGCGTTGGCGCTGGTAGCAACCCTGTTGGTTATTTTTGGCGATACGATTAACGATCTGGTACGCCGGTTAGTGCGTCCACATCCCATCTGGGTGCGTGTCGGGGTCTTTATTGCGTTGTGTACCTTTGGCTATGGCGCATTGTCGGTGTGGCTGACGCCGGTGCTCGACAGCTATTTACGCACCCTGTCATCGGGGATGTTTCTGAGTGTGGTAGTGGGGGCTTTTGTCGGTGTTGGTTTACTGGCAGAGCGTTATCACAGCCGCTGA
- the phoB gene encoding phosphate regulon transcriptional regulator PhoB yields MSGGYILVVDDEPAICDMIRTCLELAGFRVKLSANGHLAHQMIVNERPDLVIADWMMPMLSGIELTRRLKRDELTADIPVIMLTARADEDDRISGLDSGADDYILKPFSTRELVARIRAVLRRTNALIDDVPVKAGKLSLDRSSQNASISGQAISLGPLEFKLLEFFMLHPNRVYSRAQLLDRVWGGNVYIDDRTVDVHIRRLRKALSIDDQEQMIQTVRGAGYRFSPSDEVKS; encoded by the coding sequence ATGAGCGGTGGCTATATTCTCGTTGTTGATGACGAGCCTGCAATTTGCGATATGATCCGTACCTGCCTAGAACTCGCCGGCTTCCGCGTGAAGCTTTCTGCCAATGGCCACCTGGCCCATCAGATGATCGTCAATGAGCGTCCGGATCTGGTAATTGCCGACTGGATGATGCCCATGCTGTCAGGTATTGAGCTGACCCGCCGGTTGAAGCGTGATGAGCTGACCGCCGATATTCCGGTCATTATGCTGACCGCCCGGGCCGATGAAGATGACCGCATCAGCGGCCTCGACAGTGGCGCCGATGATTATATTCTCAAGCCCTTCTCAACCCGCGAACTGGTCGCACGCATCCGTGCTGTACTGCGCCGCACCAACGCCCTGATTGATGATGTACCGGTAAAAGCCGGCAAGCTCAGCCTTGACCGTTCTTCCCAGAATGCCAGCATCAGCGGTCAGGCGATCTCTCTGGGACCGCTGGAATTCAAGCTGCTGGAATTTTTCATGCTGCATCCCAATCGCGTATACTCCCGCGCCCAATTGCTCGATCGGGTCTGGGGCGGCAATGTCTATATCGATGACCGCACGGTGGATGTGCATATCCGTCGTCTGCGCAAAGCGTTGTCGATCGATGATCAGGAACAGATGATTCAGACCGTACGCGGTGCCGGTTACCGTTTTTCTCCGTCCGATGAAGTAAAAAGCTAA
- the phoR gene encoding phosphate regulon sensor histidine kinase PhoR yields the protein MQQAAWQREFFRILVVVGLGFALGWSSGHAIWGLILGLLTAQVMAFRAMASLYRWSYRQGPPPQDSGLIGYSVDKLIRREKNLKNKLAQQAVQLQRYNQGIESLHDGVVIIGQEGYITNFNGSASRLLGLRKEDSGQHITNLIRNPRFTRYFNEGDYSSSLQFDVSHRKQFSLQIQITQFGLDQKVMLVKDITERKRVETMRQNFIADVSHELRTPLTVINGYLEMLGDMELPPSLQKAIGQMNSQGQRMKSLVNDLIELSKLESANTEQLGDWFNLQQLGYSVVDQLQAYSNNRIVFKCPQKIEIQGFSDEMSSVLTNLLTNAIKYGGDDNIEFTIRSGFDGVKVSISDHGPGIPAQHISRLTERFYRIDDSRESTVGGSGLGLAIVKHALEHHDTVLDIESTLGKGSTFSFIISSDRSRVMEKD from the coding sequence GTGCAGCAAGCCGCATGGCAACGTGAATTTTTCCGCATTCTGGTCGTGGTTGGACTGGGTTTCGCACTTGGCTGGTCATCGGGCCATGCCATCTGGGGACTGATCCTCGGCCTGTTAACGGCGCAGGTTATGGCCTTCCGCGCGATGGCCAGTCTGTATCGCTGGAGTTACCGCCAGGGGCCTCCGCCACAGGACAGCGGCCTGATTGGTTACAGCGTGGATAAACTGATCCGCCGCGAAAAAAACCTGAAAAACAAACTGGCACAACAGGCCGTGCAACTGCAGCGGTATAATCAGGGTATTGAATCCCTGCATGATGGTGTTGTGATCATCGGTCAGGAAGGCTACATCACCAACTTCAACGGTTCGGCTTCCCGCCTGCTCGGTCTGCGTAAAGAAGACAGCGGCCAGCACATCACCAACTTAATCCGTAATCCACGTTTCACCCGTTATTTTAACGAAGGCGATTACAGCTCTTCTCTGCAGTTTGATGTCAGTCATCGTAAGCAATTCAGCCTGCAGATTCAGATCACCCAGTTTGGCCTCGACCAGAAAGTTATGCTGGTGAAAGACATCACCGAACGTAAGCGGGTAGAAACCATGCGGCAGAATTTTATTGCCGACGTTTCACATGAATTACGCACTCCGTTAACCGTCATTAATGGTTATCTGGAAATGTTGGGGGATATGGAGCTGCCCCCCAGCCTGCAAAAAGCCATCGGGCAGATGAACAGTCAGGGCCAGCGGATGAAGAGTCTGGTCAACGATCTGATTGAGCTGTCCAAGCTGGAAAGCGCCAACACAGAACAGCTGGGTGACTGGTTTAACCTGCAGCAGCTGGGTTACTCGGTGGTTGATCAGCTGCAGGCTTACAGTAATAACCGTATCGTCTTTAAATGCCCGCAGAAGATTGAAATTCAGGGCTTCAGCGATGAGATGAGTTCGGTACTGACCAATCTGCTGACCAATGCCATTAAATACGGTGGTGATGACAATATCGAATTTACCATCCGCTCAGGCTTTGACGGCGTTAAAGTCAGCATCAGTGATCATGGCCCGGGGATCCCGGCACAGCATATCAGCCGCCTGACCGAACGCTTTTACCGTATTGATGATTCGCGTGAATCGACCGTTGGCGGTTCCGGTCTGGGACTGGCCATCGTTAAACACGCGCTGGAGCATCACGACACCGTGCTGGATATCGAATCAACGCTGGGTAAGGGCAGCACGTTCAGCTTTATTATTTCATCCGACCGCAGCCGGGTGATGGAAAAAGACTGA
- a CDS encoding porin, giving the protein MKKIALSLAIASPVLVQAETINLEIEKPEFYGKLNVTQEFVQPENAGNFSQLNSNASRLGLKGSIALEHGLKAVYQVEYEVFADSGAKTLKGEDDAGDKYEYDSTLSQRNTFIGLEGGFGRIQAGMFDTPFKSAQNKVDLFNDLRGDIKNIISKSENRSKNSVQYSSPSFAGLVATVDHLNSEDEDVNNGLSASLAYTRGDIYVAYAYDNEVNGEKVDAQRFVGQYKVGAVQLGALWETLDTDGNSEEGWMASAAIKATSAVTVKAQYGASDIKKEGGVSYSLGADYKLAKNAKTFVYATSEESDDESVNAQYYGAGLEYKF; this is encoded by the coding sequence ATGAAAAAAATCGCCTTATCTCTCGCTATCGCCTCTCCGGTTCTGGTTCAGGCTGAAACCATTAATCTTGAAATTGAAAAGCCGGAGTTCTATGGCAAGCTCAATGTTACTCAGGAATTTGTGCAGCCAGAAAACGCCGGTAACTTCTCTCAGCTGAACTCCAATGCTTCCCGTCTGGGGTTAAAAGGCTCCATTGCGCTGGAGCACGGCCTGAAAGCGGTGTATCAGGTGGAATATGAAGTATTTGCTGATAGCGGTGCAAAAACCCTGAAAGGCGAAGACGATGCCGGGGACAAATATGAGTACGACTCTACGCTGTCTCAGCGCAATACCTTTATTGGTCTTGAGGGTGGCTTTGGTCGTATTCAGGCCGGTATGTTTGATACGCCTTTCAAGAGTGCACAGAACAAAGTCGATCTGTTTAACGATCTGCGTGGTGATATCAAAAACATCATTTCCAAGAGCGAAAACCGTTCAAAGAACAGCGTGCAGTACAGCTCGCCATCTTTCGCCGGTCTGGTGGCAACCGTTGATCACCTGAACTCCGAAGATGAAGATGTGAACAACGGCCTGTCAGCATCTTTGGCCTATACCCGTGGCGATATTTACGTAGCCTATGCCTATGACAACGAAGTGAACGGCGAGAAAGTCGACGCTCAGCGTTTTGTTGGTCAGTACAAAGTGGGCGCGGTGCAGCTGGGTGCCCTGTGGGAAACCCTGGACACCGATGGTAACTCCGAAGAAGGCTGGATGGCATCTGCAGCAATCAAGGCAACCTCTGCTGTGACGGTAAAAGCTCAGTACGGCGCGTCTGATATTAAGAAAGAAGGTGGTGTGAGCTACAGCCTGGGGGCAGATTACAAGCTGGCTAAAAATGCCAAGACTTTTGTTTATGCCACCAGTGAAGAGTCCGATGACGAAAGCGTAAACGCTCAGTACTACGGTGCTGGTCTGGAATACAAATTCTGA
- the phoU gene encoding phosphate signaling complex protein PhoU, translating to MEMNFNQHISGQFNADLEAIRNHMMGMGGLVERQVANAIEAICSGDTRVADDVIRREDEVDKMEVNIDHECTQILVRRQPAASDLRMVLAVSRVVRDLERIGDEASKIAIHTLEVADNSSNQLCQQALRYMGAEVVKMISGALDAFARHDVDGAIDVVRNDKLVDQQYASALRELITYMMEDPRSIGQAINILWILRAIERIGDHARNISEQVIYLVKGTDVRHSSLTEIEEQANKE from the coding sequence ATGGAAATGAATTTTAACCAGCATATTTCCGGACAGTTTAACGCTGATCTGGAAGCGATCCGCAACCATATGATGGGTATGGGTGGTCTGGTCGAGCGTCAGGTAGCAAACGCCATCGAAGCAATCTGCAGTGGTGATACCCGTGTGGCCGATGATGTTATCCGCCGTGAAGACGAAGTGGATAAGATGGAAGTAAACATCGACCACGAGTGCACACAGATTCTGGTGCGTCGCCAGCCGGCCGCTTCTGACCTGCGCATGGTATTGGCCGTATCCCGCGTGGTACGTGATCTTGAGCGTATCGGTGATGAAGCCAGCAAAATTGCCATTCATACACTGGAAGTAGCCGATAACAGCAGCAACCAGCTGTGTCAGCAGGCCTTGCGTTATATGGGCGCCGAAGTTGTGAAAATGATTTCCGGTGCACTGGATGCCTTCGCCCGTCACGACGTGGACGGCGCCATTGACGTTGTGCGCAACGATAAACTGGTCGACCAGCAGTATGCTTCTGCTCTGCGTGAACTGATCACTTATATGATGGAAGATCCGCGCTCTATCGGTCAGGCAATCAACATCCTGTGGATTCTGCGTGCCATTGAACGTATTGGTGACCATGCGCGTAATATTTCAGAACAGGTGATTTATCTGGTGAAGGGTACTGACGTGCGTCACAGCTCGCTGACTGAAATAGAAGAGCAGGCGAACAAAGAGTGA
- the pstB gene encoding phosphate ABC transporter ATP-binding protein PstB → MSIIENHKTNGAAFCENPKLKARDVGVFYGEKQAIFDVSLDIGANEVIALIGPSGCGKSTFLRCLNRMNDTIDICRISGEILLDGENIYDPKVDVVPLRARVGMVFQKPNPFPKSIYDNVAYGPRIHGLAHSRVDLDEIVEKSLQRAGLWNEVKDRLHSPGTGLSGGQQQRLCIARTIAVDPEVILMDEPCSALDPIATAKIEELIDELRENYTIAIVTHSMQQAARVSQRTAYFHLGQLIEVNPTDQVFTTPQHTLTEAYITGRFG, encoded by the coding sequence ATGAGCATCATCGAAAACCACAAAACCAATGGCGCCGCTTTTTGTGAAAATCCGAAATTAAAGGCCCGTGATGTCGGCGTTTTTTACGGTGAAAAACAGGCCATTTTTGATGTCAGCCTGGATATCGGTGCCAACGAAGTGATTGCCCTGATCGGCCCGTCCGGTTGTGGTAAATCGACCTTCCTGCGTTGTCTGAACCGTATGAATGACACCATCGACATCTGCCGTATCAGTGGTGAAATTCTGCTCGACGGTGAAAATATTTACGATCCGAAAGTGGATGTCGTGCCTTTACGTGCGCGGGTTGGTATGGTGTTCCAGAAGCCAAACCCATTTCCTAAGTCGATTTATGACAACGTTGCTTACGGCCCACGCATTCATGGCCTGGCGCATTCGCGTGTTGATCTGGACGAGATTGTGGAAAAAAGTCTGCAGCGTGCCGGCTTATGGAATGAAGTAAAAGATCGTCTGCACTCACCCGGTACAGGTTTGTCCGGTGGTCAGCAGCAGCGTCTGTGTATCGCCCGCACTATTGCGGTCGATCCGGAAGTGATTCTGATGGATGAACCCTGCTCAGCGCTGGATCCGATTGCAACGGCTAAGATTGAAGAACTGATCGACGAACTGCGTGAGAATTACACCATCGCCATCGTTACCCACTCTATGCAGCAGGCTGCGCGGGTGTCACAGCGTACGGCGTATTTCCACCTTGGTCAGCTGATTGAAGTAAACCCGACCGATCAGGTGTTTACGACGCCTCAGCACACATTAACAGAAGCCTATATCACCGGCCGTTTCGGGTAA